The proteins below are encoded in one region of Populus alba chromosome 2, ASM523922v2, whole genome shotgun sequence:
- the LOC118052691 gene encoding chaperone protein dnaJ 11, chloroplastic → MASTSSLASFSSSYSPFIGSKFSTNQPQSLPFRASFRPFSVSASRASTAERPPSRNATQISLYEVLGIQMGATCQEIKAAYRKLARTLHPDVAANVQKEDTAYEFIKVHEAYETLSDPDKRADYDRSLFRPGRQMSSPFAMSAATMETNVVAAGFPAYTRRRWETDQCW, encoded by the coding sequence ATGGCTTCCACATCTTCTCTAGCGTCTTTCAGCTCCTCCTATTCTCCTTTCATTGGCTCAAAGTTCTCGACCAATCAGCCTCAGTCGCTTCCATTTCGTGCCAGCTTCCGCCCCTTCAGTGTCTCTGCCTCCCGCGCTTCCACCGCCGAGCGACCACCATCCCGCAATGCCACACAAATATCTCTCTACGAAGTTCTCGGGATTCAAATGGGTGCCACTTGCCAGGAAATCAAGGCTGCTTACAGAAAGCTAGCAAGAACATTGCATCCTGATGTTGCAGCTAACGTTCAAAAGGAAGACACAGCTTATGAGTTCATTAAAGTACACGAAGCTTATGAAACTCTGTCGGACCCTGACAAACGTGCAGATTATGACCGTTCGCTTTTTAGACCTGGAAGGCAAATGAGCTCTCCGTTTGCAATGTCTGCAGCAACAATGGAAACAAATGTTGTAGCTGCTGGATTTCCTGCCTACACTAGGCGAAGATGGGAAACTGATCAGTGCTGGTAG